The stretch of DNA AATGTGAAACGGGGTAAAGGTTCGCTGAAACGTGAGTTGCACCAGCCTAGCAGTTTTTCATCGTATTCCGTAGCGTCCAGAGGGAGTTTGGCTGATTGGATGCCACATGAATCCTGATTGAGACGATGGGGTCCCGAACTCACCAGCGGCGCTATACTCAAAACCTCCTCAGTATACCCTCAAAATACTCTGATTCGTAGCTACCTATCCCCTTCGAAGTATCGAGAAGTTTGAGGTCTTTCCCAATCGTGACCGACGGGAGTGTCTCTCGATTCGCCGAAGACTGAGCAATACTCATTGGGAATGGTTAGATCTTTTTGCTCATCCGGATATGGTCAATTCCTACCCGGCTGAACCGTTCGCCTTCTGCTTGATAACCCTGTTTGTCATAAAATGCTTCTGCCATAACACGAGCGTCCATCACGATCCTCTGGTATCCTCTCTCCACCATCTCCTTCTCCACTAATGTGAGTAGAAGCGCTCCGACACCTCTTCCTTGTCGAGTTGTCTTTACAGCCATTTGTCGGAATTGAACGCAGAACCTATTTAGAGGATCTACCGAGATGGAGGCAATCATCTCGAGTTCATCCAAAAGGCAGAAATGAAACTGTTCTGAATCTCTGGCTTTATCGCTTTCACTCAGTTTTAAGCCGAGGGGAATTCTAAGGCATTCCTCGCGAAGTCGAAGTGAATCCCTGTAGAGGTCATCGCCTACACTGTACTCTTTGAATTTCACTTCTTCGATGGACTGTATAACGACTTCGTTTGCAGAAAGATCGCTTCGATACTCAGATCAACTCTTGGCACTTGTATTTCCTTCGGTCGATTTTCTCTGGGATCTAGGAGTCTTTTTCAACCGTTCCCATTCCAGCATCATTTTTGTCCTCGAGACGCCTGGATTGGAATTGGAAAAGGATTTCATGAAGGCGTTTAGCTCGTTTTGCGCTAGCGGCGGCTGTGGTTTTCCCTTGGTTTGCCGGTAACACTCTACGGCTTCAGCTAGACTCCTTCCTACCTGTGTATGGATGAAATGCCTAACGTTATGATTAAACCTGAAAGAAGGACCACAATGTTCCCTAAAGAACGCTCCTAATTTAGGATTACACTTCCAACCCTCTTCGATCAGTGTTTCCAAGCGAAGTTCAGAAGGGAGCTTTTCGCCTGCTTTCGGTCTCGTGGGATCTGGCAGAGGTTTTCTTGCTAAGAATGCCGCAATCCGTAACTCCAATTCTGGCTTCAAACCGCTGGAAGGAATCGAATGGGCTTTGCAGAAAGTGATTAACTCCTCCTTTTTCCAATACCAATCTTTGAACTCTTCGACCGGAAGGTCGCTTGTAAGCTTAGGGCGCATTTGAACCTGATCAGTTGGAGAGTGGACGACACCAAAAAGCAACACAGGATTCACATCTCCAGAAGGGGTCCTCTGGATCGTTGAGAAGAGCGACGGTTGGTCGCTCTTTTGAGTCACGACACTTGGGATTTCCCGTGCTGAGAAGAGATCTAAAGACTCTGATGCGAAATTCTGGGTGGTCTTCTTTCGGGATGTTTTTAGTCTTTCATCCTGTTGGAACAAACGGCTTTTCGCCATATCCCGACAAAAGGGGAGCTCCCCAAAAAATAATATCTTTATATCAAGGTAAAAGGCTGTACGGGGCTTGACTACAGGGGTTACGGGGGCGTACGGTTCGGTTTTCGTATCCTCCAACATGAACCACCTTTCCTTCGCTTCGCGGTCGAACAGTGATATTATCGACGACCGTTTTATCTTGTGGCGTGAATCTCCCGAATTGGTCGATCCTGAATGGAGGGCCTTTTTTGAAGGGTTTGAGCTTGCGATGCAGACCGCGAATGGCGGTGGGTCTTTGGCGGCAGACAACGAAACGGTTGTCTCGCAGATCCAAACGCGGGTTGTAGGGGCTATCTATGCCTACCGGTCGATTGGCCATACCGAGGCGGACTTCAATCCACTGATCAAGGAACTGGTTCCCAATCCACGGCTCTCGCTGACCCGGTTGGGTCTCGAGGAATCTGACCTCGATATGCAGTGTGATTCAGGCAATTTTCAAGGGGTGGATCGCTTGACGGTCCGCGAATTGATTGAGCGACTGCGCAAAGTCTACTGCGGAAAGATCGGTATTGAGTACCTCCACGTGCAGGAGACTCCGAAAAGGAGGTGGATTCAGTCGAAAATTGAACCGACTTGCTTCGATCCCGGTTACTCTGACGAGATCAAGGAGCAGATATACCGCCAGATTGCGATAGCGGAAGACTTCGAGCAAATGCTTCACTCCCGGTTCGTCGGACAAAAGCGTTTTTCTCTTGAAGGTGGCGAGACTTTGATCACGGCTCTGGATCGGATCCTCGAGAGGATGCCAGAGCTCAATGTAAAAGAGATGGTCATGGGAATGGCCCATCGGGGAAGGCTCAACGTTCTCGGGAACGTGGTTGGCAAATCACACGCCTACATTTTTCGGGAATTTTCTCCAGACTTCATTCCGGACAAAGATGGCGATCCATCAGGCGACGTGAAATACCATCTCGGTTACGAAAACCGCGTAACGACCGAAAGCGGCGAGTCAGTAGAAGTGAGGCTGGCGGCCAATCCTAGTCACCTGGAGGCAGTCAATTCGGTCGTGGAAGGAAAGGCGCGGGCACGGCAGAGAATTATTGGAGATACAGAGCGGAAACAGGTGCTTCCAGTCCTGATCCACGGCGATGCCGCAATCGCAGGACAGGGAGTGGTGGCCGAGGTCTGCAACTTCTCCAAGCTGAAGGGTTATCGGACTGGAGGCACGATTCATATTGTGGTAAACAATCAGATTGGCTTCACCACCGATCCTGAGGATGCGCGGTCGAGTCGTTACTGCACGGATGTGGCCAAGATGATCGAAGCTCCAATCCTCCACGTAAACGGAAACGACCCGCTCTCCGTAGCCTATGCGGCCGAGATTGCGCTCGAGTATCGCCAGGCCTTTCAGGAAGATATTTTTCTCGATATCTACTGCTACCGGAAGCACGGGCACAACGAGTCAGACGAACCTGCATTCACTCATCCATTGCTCTACAAGAGGATTAGCGAAATGAAATCGCCTCGCGAAGAGCTACGTGAGAAGCTTGTTGGAGAAGGTGTGCTTTCCGAGGAAAAAGCCGATTCCATCGACGAAGCGATCCGGGACGATTTCGAAAAATCATTCGGAGAGGCCAAGTCAGGGGTGAAACCGAAAAGCGGGCAAAATCCGTTTGAGGGTTCGAATGCGGTGTTTCAACCAGGCTATAATTTTGACTCGATTCAGACCAAGGTCTCCGACGAGGAACTCAGCGTTGTAGCTAGTGTGCTTACGACCCTTCCCGAAAACTTCGCTATCAATCGGAAGATTCAGCGGCAGTTGAAGACGAAGTGGAAAGCGTTTGAAGACGACAAAGGTGTCGATTGGGCATTTGGGGAAGCTTTGGCGTTTGGCACTCTACTCCGCGAGGGAACCCCCGTTCGCCTATCAGGACAGGACAGCGAACGGGGAACGTTCAGCCAGCGCCACGCAGCGTTCTACGACATGGAGACCCGGGAAAGATACGTGCCGTTCAATCACATGGCTGAGGATCAGGCGCAGTTTTGCGTTCACAATTCTCTCCTTTCAGAAGCTGCGGTGCTCGGTTTTGACTACGGGTATTCGCTTGAGTACCCGGAGATGCTGAGTTTGTGGGAGGCCCAGTTCGGAGATTTTGCGAACGGAGCGCAGGTAGTTATCGACCAGTTTATTTTTTCCAGCGAATCGAAATGGCAGCGAATCAGCGGGATCGTGCTTTTGCTTCCCCATGGATACGAGGGTCAGGGACCGGAGCATTCCTCTGCTCGTCCTGAGCGTTTTCTACAGAACTGTGCAGAGAATAATATTCAGGTCTGTAACCTGACGACTCCGGCTCAGTACTTCCATGTCCTGCGACGGCAGATGAAAAGGAAGTTCAGCAAGCCTTTGATCATTCTGACGCCCAAAAGCCTTTTACGGCACAAGATGGCGGTCTCTAAACGGGCGGAGTTTACTGGCGAGTGTTTTAATTCGATCCTCGATGATCCAACGTCGACAAAGAAGGAGACTACCTTGGTTTTGTGCTCGGGTAAGGTATACTATGATCTCCTAGAGGCTCGAAAACAATTGGGGCTCGATAGCGTTTCGATTATCCGGGTTGAACAATACTTCCCGTTCAACACCAAGTTCATGAAACGTGTGGCTGGAGCATACGAGGACGTGAAGCGAGTGGTCTGGTGCCAAGAGGAGCCTGCGAACATGGGTGCCTGGACTTTTCTCATGACTCGTCTGGAAGAGGTCTTCGGTTTCCGTCCGGAATATGCGGGCCGTTTGTCCAGCGCCAGCCCGGCGACCGGATTTTTGCCCCGGCACCTGGAAGAGCAGGAGGCTCTCGTGAAAAAAGCGCTGACTGGGGAAGAATAGCTTTCCTGCCAGTCCAAAAACCGAAATAAATATGGCAATAGAGGTAAAAGTTCCCGCATTGGGTGAATCGATCACATCCGGCATTTTGGCAAGCTGGCAGGTCAAAGACGGTGACATCGTCGAAAAGGATCAGGTTCTCTACGAGTTGGAGACAGACAAGATCACCTCCGAGGGCGCGGCTGAAGCGTCAGGGGTCGTGTCCTTGAAAGCCGCGGAAGGTGATGAGGTCGAGATCGGTCAGGTCATCGCGGTAATCGAAGAAGGTGCAACAAGTGCAGGCTCGACTGTTGAGACGGAAAAAACACCGGAAGAATCATCTTCAAAACAAGAGGAGAAAGCGGACTCTCCACCCGTCTCGCCCGCAGTTCGGCGAATCGCTGCTGAGGAGGGACTGGATCCATCTACCGTAGATGGGAGCGGGAAGGGCGGTCGCGTGACTAAAGGCGATATGCTCGCCGCTTTGGGAGAATCGAAGGTGGCAAAGGAGGTCGAGCCAGCTTCATCTGCCGTTAAGGAGGTGAGCGCGGCTCCGAAGGCTCCACCCGCCGGACCAACAGGAGAACGCGGCGAAACTCGGAAGAAGATGACTCCACTGCGGAGGAGTATCGCCCAACGATTGGTAGCGGTTCAAAATGAGTCGGCAATCCTGACCACTTTCAACGAGGTCGACATGAGCGCGGTGATGGGATTGCGGAAGAAATACCAGGACCAGTTTGTAAAGCGCCACGGAATCAAGCTCGGATTTATGTCCTTCTTTGTGAAGGCCGTTGTTGAGGCATTGAAGGAAGTTCCCGGACTCAACAGCCGCTTAGAGGGAGAGGAGCTGATTCAGAACCACTTTTACGATATCGGTGTCGCGGTAAGCACAGAAAAAGGACTGATGGTTCCGGTTCTTCGGGATTGCGATGCGATGTCTTTCGCGCAGACCGAAAGCTCTCTAATGGAATACGCGAAGAAAGCCCGTGATGGAAAGATCCAGATCGAAGATCTTCAAGGTGGTGTTTTCTCGATCACCAATGGCGGTGTCTTTGGATCGCTCTTGTCGACCCCGATCATCAATCCGCCGCAAAGTGGTATTCTTGGGATGCATACGATTCAACAGCGCCCGGTTGCAGTGAATGGAGAGGTAGTCATTCGACCCATGATGTATTTGGCTCTCTCCTACGATCATCGAATCGTCGACGGCAAGGAAGCGGTTTCGTTTTTAATCTCCATCAAAAACTCGATCGAGGATCCGGCTCGAATGCTCTTTGGGGCGTAACTCCGGATTCGATAGCGGGACCGAAATCGGGACTCGAGTGCTTTCGATAGCGATACCGATTTCGATTTCGATTTTTGTGATCATGCTTTGTATGAGGCGCGGTTTAATACTTACCGTTATCGAATCCAGCGAGGAGACTAATCCGCAAATGGATCGTCTGGGATGTCTACCCCAATACTTTTTAGGAGTGCAATTCGTTCCTCAAGGCGGGCGATATCCCGCTGAACGAGCACGAGCTGTTTTCCCGTGCGATCGCGGGCGCGGAGAGATTCCTGGAAGAGGGGTCGGATCCTAGCTCGCTGTTCAGGAGTTCTCGCACCCGCGAGACTCTGCTGAAGTTGAAAGGTTTGCTGCTGCAATCGTTTCCATTCCCGCGCAAGGAAGCTCTCTTTCTTCCGTAGTTCCCGAAGTTCAATAACGAGTCTCTCTCGCGGTTCAGCATCGAGATACTCTTCGATCACATCAAGCTGACGCCCAGTGACGCCGTCGGCCACTAGAAATTTTGAACCATTTCCGCGGGTATGGAGCGACGAAAGATGCGCAAGGGACGCCTTGGATAGAGACGTGAAGGGATAGAGGAAAATGTGTTTGGAGTCCGGTTTCCTAAAGCAGAGGAACGATCCCTGACGTTCGACCTCCACAACAGAAATGATCTCGGCCTCGATAATCGCTCCGTCCAGATTCTCGAGCTCAACGACTGACTTCGCCTTTCCAAGAAGAATCGCGGGGAGAAAAAGGAGGAGAATTACACCTCTCATTAGAGAAAGGTGGCTATTCTAGGTCTCGAAGGCAAATAGAAGGGATACATAGCGTTTCGAGATGGGATCCGATCAGGTTCTGGGTTGAGCGTCGCGATGGATTCCATTTGGACTCAAAATCCAGCCCCTCAAATAACATATCAACGAATCTTGATTTGTTGATATATAGTCTTGATTTGATCGGTTGAGCGGGTAGCTTTATTCACATGGGTAAGTTGTTCCAGCTGCCTGAATCAGAAGCGTTTGCGCCTCTCCGGAAGATTTTCGGGGAGCGTATTGCGTTCCTTGATGGCGCAATGGGCACGATGATCCAGCGGCACAAGCTGGAGGAGGCTGATTTTCGAAACGACGAGTTAAAGGACGTTCCGGGAGATTTGAAGGGGAACAACGATCTTCTCAGCATTACCCGGCCGGAAATCATAGCGGATATCCATCGGGGGTTTTTTGAGGCGGGTTCGGACATCGTCGAAACGAACACTTTCAGTGCAACCACCATCGCTCAGGCGGATTACGGGCTGGAGGACTGGGTGGACCGCATAAACCGTGAGTCAGTCAGGATCGCACGGGAGGTAGCCGACGAGATTTCCGCCCGAGAGGGCCGCCCGCTTTTTGTAGCGGGTGCCATCGGTCCTACGAATCGCACGGCATCGCTCTCTCCCGATGTAAACCGGCCAGAGTATCGCGCGGTTACCTATGACGAACTGCGAATTGCCTACTACGCGCAGGCAAAGAGTCTGGTCGAAGCCGGTGCGGATCTTCTTCTGCCGGAAACTACTTTTGATACGCTGAATCTGAAGGCAGCCATTCACGCTATCGAGGATCTATTCGAGGAGCGTGGGGAAAGAGTGCCCGTCATTCTCTCGGTCACCATCACCGACCAGTCCGGTCGGACTTTGTCTGGGCAGACCGTCGAGGGTTTTTGGAATTCGGTGCGACATTCCAATCCCTTCTGCGTTGGGTTGAACTGTGCTTTGGGTGCAGACCTGATGAAGCCGTTTCTCGAGGAGCTCTCTCGGGTTGCCGACACTTACGTTCATGTCTACCCGAATGCTGGCTTGCCGAACCCACTGAGTGAAACCGGCTACGATGAGACGCCGGAGCATACTGGAAGCGCTCTGGCAGGTTTTGCGGAGGCAGGTTTGGTCAACTTAGTCGGTGGGTGCTGTGGGACAACGCCAGAGCACCTCGCCTCAACCGTAGAAAAGGTTGGTGATTTCGCCCCTCGGGTTGTTCCGGAAACAAATTCTTGTCTGCGCCTAAGTGGATTGGAGGCTCTCAACTTCGACTCGGTGGAGGATGGATTTCTCCTCGTAGGTGAACGGGCTAACGTCACAGGGTCTCCTCGATTCAAGAAACTCATCAAGAACGGCGACTTCGAGGGTGGTCTTGCCATCGCCCGGTCACAGGTCGAAAAGGGGGCGCACGTTCTCGATATCAATTTCGACGAGGGAATGCTGGACGGCGAGGAGTGCATGAGGACTTTTCTAAACCTAGTCGCTTCGGAACCGGACATATCCCGGGTGCCTTTAATGGTGGATAGCTCCAAATGGAGTGTGATCGAGGAGGGCTTGAAGTGCGTTCAAGGGAAAGTGATCGTAAACTCGATCAGCCTGAAAGAGGGCGAAGACAGTTTTCGGGAGCACGCGAAAAAGGTTCTCCGCTACGGGGCAGCCGTTGTAGTCATGGCCTTCGACGAAGAAGGGCAGGCCGTATCGATTGAAGGTAAGGTTGAGATCGCAAAGCGTTCCTTTCGCATCCTGACGGAAGAGGTGGGCTTTGCACCGGAAGACATCATTTTTGATCTGAACATCCTTACGGTCGCGACCGGAATGGAGGAGCATAACCCCTACGCGGTCAACTTTATCGAAGGTGTTCGCCAGGTGAAGGAGGCTTGTCCCGGTTGTCTAACAAGTGGAGGGCTGTCGAACGTTTCCTTCTCCTTTCGCGGAAACAATCCGGTTCGGGAGGCGATGCATGCGTCCTTCCTTCATCATGCCCGTGCGGCTGGACTGGATATGGCAATCGTCAATCCGGGTTTGCTGATGGATTATGATGCCATTGAAGAGCCGTTGAAGACCTTGGTGGATGACGTCATCCTCAATCGAAATCCAGAGGCGACGGATAAGCTGATTGAGCTCGCCGAAGCCATAAAGTCGGGTGAGGCCACCATCGGAAAGGGGACACCTGAGGAGCGGGTAAGTGCGGCAATGAGCGAAGGGATGAAGCTTTTGCAGCAGCTCTTCGAACGTGCTTCCCGGGAGAAAAATCCGGAGATTCTGGAGAAATTTATCCAAGGGGGTGCAGGAGCGGTTCCGGCGGCCGAGGCAGATAAAAAAAAAGACACTGAAGGGTCCGATTGGCGCACACGCGACCTGAACGGGCGGATCGAGCACGCCCTAGTTCGAGGGATCGGCTCTCATATTGAGGAGGATACGGAAGAAGCCCGACAGCAGATGGACCGTCCTCTTGAGGTAATCGAAGGTCCGCTGATGGACGGCATGAAAGTTGTCGGTCGCCTTTTTGGGGAGGGAAAGATGTTTCTGCCTCAAGTTGTGAAGAGCGCACGGGTGATGAAGAAGGCAGTGGCTTACCTCCTCCCTTACATGGAGGATGAGAAATCGGAGTCGAGCGCTGCAGGGACCTTCCTGATTGCGACCGTGAGAGGAGATGTGCACGATATCGGAAAGAATATCGTGGCGGTTGTTCTGGGTTGCAATGGCTACAAGGTCGTCGACTTAGGGGTCATGTGTGAGCTCGACAAAATTTTGGCGGCCGCCGAAGAGCACAATGCCGATTTCATAGGGATGTCCGGGCTGATTACTCCTTCTCTGGACGAAATGATTGTGAATGTGCAGGAGATGGAAAGGCGCGGGTGGAAGACGCCTGTCCTGATTGGCGGAGCGACTACATCAAAGGCTCATACGGCAATCAAGATCGCGCCTCATTTTTCGGGACCGGTGGTTCACGTCACGGATGCGTCGCTGGTAACAGAGGTTTGCAACCGGCTGGGAAATCCGAAAACGAAGGACGAGTTTCTCGTTGAACTTGAGGACCAACACCAGAAGGCGAGGGAACGACATGCTGCTGGCTCTGCTTCCACGGCCCGCTACCTTCCGCTCGCGGAGGCCCGTGAGCGACGGTTTTCCCCTGACTGGAGCACTTTCGAGGCGAATCTCCCGGAAGAGACAGGAACGCGGGTCCTCGAAAGCGTTC from Verrucomicrobiota bacterium encodes:
- a CDS encoding vitamin B12 dependent-methionine synthase activation domain-containing protein — its product is MGKLFQLPESEAFAPLRKIFGERIAFLDGAMGTMIQRHKLEEADFRNDELKDVPGDLKGNNDLLSITRPEIIADIHRGFFEAGSDIVETNTFSATTIAQADYGLEDWVDRINRESVRIAREVADEISAREGRPLFVAGAIGPTNRTASLSPDVNRPEYRAVTYDELRIAYYAQAKSLVEAGADLLLPETTFDTLNLKAAIHAIEDLFEERGERVPVILSVTITDQSGRTLSGQTVEGFWNSVRHSNPFCVGLNCALGADLMKPFLEELSRVADTYVHVYPNAGLPNPLSETGYDETPEHTGSALAGFAEAGLVNLVGGCCGTTPEHLASTVEKVGDFAPRVVPETNSCLRLSGLEALNFDSVEDGFLLVGERANVTGSPRFKKLIKNGDFEGGLAIARSQVEKGAHVLDINFDEGMLDGEECMRTFLNLVASEPDISRVPLMVDSSKWSVIEEGLKCVQGKVIVNSISLKEGEDSFREHAKKVLRYGAAVVVMAFDEEGQAVSIEGKVEIAKRSFRILTEEVGFAPEDIIFDLNILTVATGMEEHNPYAVNFIEGVRQVKEACPGCLTSGGLSNVSFSFRGNNPVREAMHASFLHHARAAGLDMAIVNPGLLMDYDAIEEPLKTLVDDVILNRNPEATDKLIELAEAIKSGEATIGKGTPEERVSAAMSEGMKLLQQLFERASREKNPEILEKFIQGGAGAVPAAEADKKKDTEGSDWRTRDLNGRIEHALVRGIGSHIEEDTEEARQQMDRPLEVIEGPLMDGMKVVGRLFGEGKMFLPQVVKSARVMKKAVAYLLPYMEDEKSESSAAGTFLIATVRGDVHDIGKNIVAVVLGCNGYKVVDLGVMCELDKILAAAEEHNADFIGMSGLITPSLDEMIVNVQEMERRGWKTPVLIGGATTSKAHTAIKIAPHFSGPVVHVTDASLVTEVCNRLGNPKTKDEFLVELEDQHQKARERHAAGSASTARYLPLAEARERRFSPDWSTFEANLPEETGTRVLESVPAEEVVEYFDWSPFFQAWQLKGSFPKILSHHQRGEEATKLYHDALGILEELVGNERVKLRAAMGLWQANSIGDDVEVYGGSSANDLLGTFHFLRQQKEKSSSTDSYLSLADFIAPVESGKRDVLGAFVCTAGFEIEEYAASFKEKGDDYTAILIQALADRFAEGLAEYCHKMIRDQINAAGAEPFRFGERLPANRGEVNPNVEWMIKEKYQGIRPAAGYPSSPDHTEKQLIWDLLQAEERTGVSLTSSYAMFPPSSVSGLYFNHPDAKYFAVGRVAKDQVEDYAARKRISVEECERWLQSDLAYEPVAAEAVGA
- a CDS encoding GNAT family N-acetyltransferase is translated as MKFKEYSVGDDLYRDSLRLREECLRIPLGLKLSESDKARDSEQFHFCLLDELEMIASISVDPLNRFCVQFRQMAVKTTRQGRGVGALLLTLVEKEMVERGYQRIVMDARVMAEAFYDKQGYQAEGERFSRVGIDHIRMSKKI
- the odhB gene encoding 2-oxoglutarate dehydrogenase complex dihydrolipoyllysine-residue succinyltransferase is translated as MAIEVKVPALGESITSGILASWQVKDGDIVEKDQVLYELETDKITSEGAAEASGVVSLKAAEGDEVEIGQVIAVIEEGATSAGSTVETEKTPEESSSKQEEKADSPPVSPAVRRIAAEEGLDPSTVDGSGKGGRVTKGDMLAALGESKVAKEVEPASSAVKEVSAAPKAPPAGPTGERGETRKKMTPLRRSIAQRLVAVQNESAILTTFNEVDMSAVMGLRKKYQDQFVKRHGIKLGFMSFFVKAVVEALKEVPGLNSRLEGEELIQNHFYDIGVAVSTEKGLMVPVLRDCDAMSFAQTESSLMEYAKKARDGKIQIEDLQGGVFSITNGGVFGSLLSTPIINPPQSGILGMHTIQQRPVAVNGEVVIRPMMYLALSYDHRIVDGKEAVSFLISIKNSIEDPARMLFGA
- a CDS encoding 2-oxoglutarate dehydrogenase E1 component encodes the protein MNHLSFASRSNSDIIDDRFILWRESPELVDPEWRAFFEGFELAMQTANGGGSLAADNETVVSQIQTRVVGAIYAYRSIGHTEADFNPLIKELVPNPRLSLTRLGLEESDLDMQCDSGNFQGVDRLTVRELIERLRKVYCGKIGIEYLHVQETPKRRWIQSKIEPTCFDPGYSDEIKEQIYRQIAIAEDFEQMLHSRFVGQKRFSLEGGETLITALDRILERMPELNVKEMVMGMAHRGRLNVLGNVVGKSHAYIFREFSPDFIPDKDGDPSGDVKYHLGYENRVTTESGESVEVRLAANPSHLEAVNSVVEGKARARQRIIGDTERKQVLPVLIHGDAAIAGQGVVAEVCNFSKLKGYRTGGTIHIVVNNQIGFTTDPEDARSSRYCTDVAKMIEAPILHVNGNDPLSVAYAAEIALEYRQAFQEDIFLDIYCYRKHGHNESDEPAFTHPLLYKRISEMKSPREELREKLVGEGVLSEEKADSIDEAIRDDFEKSFGEAKSGVKPKSGQNPFEGSNAVFQPGYNFDSIQTKVSDEELSVVASVLTTLPENFAINRKIQRQLKTKWKAFEDDKGVDWAFGEALAFGTLLREGTPVRLSGQDSERGTFSQRHAAFYDMETRERYVPFNHMAEDQAQFCVHNSLLSEAAVLGFDYGYSLEYPEMLSLWEAQFGDFANGAQVVIDQFIFSSESKWQRISGIVLLLPHGYEGQGPEHSSARPERFLQNCAENNIQVCNLTTPAQYFHVLRRQMKRKFSKPLIILTPKSLLRHKMAVSKRAEFTGECFNSILDDPTSTKKETTLVLCSGKVYYDLLEARKQLGLDSVSIIRVEQYFPFNTKFMKRVAGAYEDVKRVVWCQEEPANMGAWTFLMTRLEEVFGFRPEYAGRLSSASPATGFLPRHLEEQEALVKKALTGEE